The window GGTTTTCCTCGGATTGCAAAAGATCTTACCATAGGCGGTTTGATACTTTTCAAGGTGTATTCTTTGTATGACTGTGGTAAAGTAAACATATACTAAAAAAGACCGAGTGCGCCAACACCCGGTCGATTGCAGCTGACATCCGCTTGAAGTGCGGTTGGCCAGAAGTAAGAATGTTTAACCAAAAAAGGTAACCATCTCATCTACTTGCCTGGTAGCGGAGGGAGGTTACTTTTTTCTGTTGGTGTAGAGAGCAATTATCGCAGCAATAGCTACTACCGCTGTTGCTAGGAACATTCCAAATTGGAATAGCATGTTCATTGCTTCAAAAGTCACCATTTGAACACCCCCTTTCCAAAAGGGAGTGCCAACCGCCCATCCGCTATATATGTCACTGCGTCTATTATTATACCAGACATAAAGCATCCATTTGATAGTGTTCCCCCCCTCTCCTCACAAGTGTTTTCGCTAGTTTTCAACTTCCGAACAATATTTCAATACTTTTGGTGGACTGAGAAACGGTAAACTCCCTACATCCCCAGATTTATAATATAGTTTTGGGCTATACTGTCTTTGACAGTTATCTATAAGAATTCACTAA is drawn from Sporosarcina sp. FSL W7-1349 and contains these coding sequences:
- a CDS encoding putative holin-like toxin; this encodes MVTFEAMNMLFQFGMFLATAVVAIAAIIALYTNRKK